The DNA window TGCACCGCGGGAATTGTACCGCACAACTACTCTCCGTGTACAAGGTGGCCGTGCTCACCTTCGATAGCCTCGGAAAATGGATCCTGAAGCCCCCGAACCGGTGCGGTGTGTCGGCGGGATCGTGCACGACGCCGACGGCAGGCTGCTCCTCGTCCTCCGCGCGAACGACCCCGGCCGCGGCCAGTGGTCGCTCCCCGGCGGCAAGGTGGAGCCAGGCGAGACCGACGCCGAGGCCGTCAGCAGGGAGATGAGCGAGGAAACCGGCCTGCTCGTGCGGCCGGGCGCGCTCGCGGGGACGGTCGTGCGGGGCCCGTTCGAGATCCACGACTACTTCTGCACGATCGCCGACGGTGATCCGCGCCCCGGTGACGACGCGTTGGCCGTCCGCTGGGTCGATGCCCGCGAATACGCCTCACTGGAGCAATCAGGTGCGCTTGTCGCGGACCTGACGACTGCGCTGCGTGACTGGAACGCCCTCCCGCGCCGCCTCTAATCGGCCGGCGCACGAACGTACTCGTGCCCCGAAGGTCACCTTCGGGGCATGCGACATCCCACCGAAGCAGCGCTCAGCCCTGCACGCGCGAAGTGCGGTCACCCCATTCGCGTTCGCGCAGCTGGAACTTCTGGATCTTCCCGGTGGAGGTCTTCGGCAGCTCGCCGACGAAGTCGACCGCGTTCGGCACCTTGTAGCGCGCGATCCGCTCGCGCACGTGGTCGAGCAGTTCGTCCGCCTCGACGGACTGGCCAGGCCGCAGCACCACGAACGCCTTCGGCCGCTCGCCCCACTTCTCGTCGGGCACCCCGACCACGGCGACTTCCAGCACGGCGGGGTGCGAGTCGAGCGCGGCTTCGACCTCGATCGTCGAGATGTTCTCGCCACCGGACACGATGATGTCCTTCGCCCGGTCCCGTAGCTCGATGTACCCGTCGGGATGACGCACGCCGAGATCGCCCGAGTGGAACCAGCCACCGCGGAACGCCTTCTCGGTCGCTTCGGGATCGGCGAAGTAGCCCGACATGACGTTGTTGCCGCGCATCACGACCTCGCCCATGGTGGCCCCGTCACGCGGGACGTCGTTCATCTCGTCGTCCACCACGCGCACGCCGTCGGAGACGATCATGCCGACGCCCTGACGGGCCTGGAGCCTGCTGCGGGCGTCCACGTCGAGCGCGGTCCACCCGTCCTGCGCCTCGCACACCGTGTACGGGCCGTAGGTCTCGGTCAGCCCGTAGACGTGCACGAGCTTCGCGCCGAGGGATTCCATGCGCTTGATGACGGTCGGGCTGGGCGGCGCGCCCGCCGTGGTCACCAGGACCTCGCGGTCGAGCGGGTGGGCGCCGTCGTGGCCCGCGATGGTCACCAGCACGGTCGGCGCGCCGTTGAGGTGGGTGATCCGCTCGGCTTCGAGCAGGCGCCAGATCTCCGCCGCGTCGACCGCGCGCAGGCACACGTGCGTGCCGCCGATCGCGGTCACCGCCCAGGTGGTGCACCAGCCGTTGCAGTGGAACATCGGGAGCGTCCACAGGTAGCGGCTTTCCGTGGTGTGCCGCGAATGGACGATCTCGGCGAGCGAGTTCAGGTACGCGCCGCGGTGGTGGTACATGACGCCCTTGGGCTGCCCCGTGGTGCCCGAGGTGTAGTTGATCGAAATGGTGCCGCGCTCGTCGGCGACGGTCCACGGCAACGGCTCGTCGCTGCCGCGCGCGAGCAGGTCGTCGTAGGAGATGCCGCCGACGCGGGGATCCGGGCTCGCGCCGGAGGCCGGATCGGTCACCGTCACGACCTCGCCCACCCCGGGGTCCTCGGGCACCGACGCGTGCAGCCCGGCGTCGGCCACCAGGACCTTCGCGCCCGAATGGCCGAGGATGTGCTTGATCTCGGCGGGCGCCAGCCGGGTGTTCACCGCGACGAGCACCGCACCCGCCAGCGGAACCGCGAAATGCGCCACGAGCATCTCGGGGATGTTCGGCAGCAGGTAGGCGACCCGGTCACCCGGCTCGACACCGCTTGCCCGCAACGCGTTCGCCACGCGCGTGACCTCCGCCGCGAACTCGCGGTAGGTCACCCGGCGCTCGCCGTAGACGATCGCCTCCTTCTCCCCGAACACTTCCGCGCTGCGTTCGAGGAACGCGAGCGGGGTCAAGGGCGTGAACCAGGTGTCGTCGATACCCATGGCGGCCATCCTCACCCCCGCTCGCTCACCCCACAACCGCGCTCAGCCCAGGAATTCGGCGACCACGGGCACGAGCGCGGCGGGCTCCCGCAGGATGCCGTGGTCCTCGCCGGGCAGCGTGCGGTACTGCGCGCCGGGCACCGCGTCCGCAGCCGCGCGAGACCCGGCGCGCATCGCCTCGTCGCTGTCGCCGCCGTCGATGACGAGGACGGGCACGCCGATGGCGGACAGGCGCTCGGCGGGCTGCCCGAGCCCGCAGACGGCGATGTCGTACGGGAGGGTGTGCGCCTGCGCGGTCAGGTAGGCCCACGTGTTCGCGTCGCCGCGCATCCCGTCGACGACCTCCGCCGGGGCGCCGGTCAGCCGCAGGAATTCGGCAGCCGCGCCGTCGCGGTCACCGGCCTCGGCGAGTTCGACCACCCGGTCCGCCGCCACGCTGCTCTCTTCCGTGACCGTCCCGTACGGCGGCTCGTAGACGGCCACCTTGGTCACCGGGAGCCCGGCCGCGGTGGCCTCCAGCGCGAGGACGGCGCCCGAGGAGTGGCCGAACAGCGCCGCCTTGCCACCCGCGTGCTCGATCAGGGCCGCGATGTCCTCGACCTCGCGGGCGACGGCCACCTCCGACGCGCGGTCCTCGCTGTCGCCGCGGCCGCGGCGGTCGTACCGATAGGTGGTGAACTCCGCGGCGAGCCCCTCGGCCAGCGCGGTGGTCGTCGACCGGTCGTTGAACGCGCCGCCGATCAGGATCACCGCCGGTCCCCGCCCCGACCGCGCGAACGCGATCTCCGAACCGTCCGCCGACCGCACCCGTTCGATCCCGGTCTCCGTCATCTTCCCGCCCCGTTCCACGTCGTTCGGCACTCCCGTCGAGCGCCGTCGACAGGATGTCGAAGCACGCCCGCCGTTCACTACATCCGGAGCGGAAGAAGTTTCAGCCCGCGAGCCATTCCATCCGCTGGCCGTGCGGCGCCGTGCGGGCGAGCGCCTTCGCTTCGGCCTTGCCGCCTTCCCAGTGCACGAGCCCGAGGGTGCTTTCCCCGCGGAAGACCAGATCGTCCCTGCCCGGCAGCACGTACTTCAGCCCGACGTCGTACGCCTCCTCGCTGACCCACCACAGTGGACGGTCCGAGGCGAGCGCGGCCACCGCGTCGACGAACGCCTCGCGCCGCGGCTCTTCCAGGTACGGCAACAGGTGGCTGGTGAGCACCACGAGCGGCAGCTCCGCGGGGAACCGGGCGGCGGTGGCCGCGAGATCGTCGACGGCGTCGCCGGTGATCAGCTCCGGGACGTCCTTGCGCTGGGCGGCGGCCGCGGTGCGCAGCAGCCGGATCCGGTCCGGCTGGTCCGCCCACACGCACGCTTCGAGCCAGGCCAGCTCGTCCTCGTCGGCGGCGTCCACCGGCATCCGGT is part of the Amycolatopsis sp. CA-230715 genome and encodes:
- a CDS encoding NUDIX hydrolase, translating into MDPEAPEPVRCVGGIVHDADGRLLLVLRANDPGRGQWSLPGGKVEPGETDAEAVSREMSEETGLLVRPGALAGTVVRGPFEIHDYFCTIADGDPRPGDDALAVRWVDAREYASLEQSGALVADLTTALRDWNALPRRL
- a CDS encoding acyl--CoA ligase family protein, whose translation is MGIDDTWFTPLTPLAFLERSAEVFGEKEAIVYGERRVTYREFAAEVTRVANALRASGVEPGDRVAYLLPNIPEMLVAHFAVPLAGAVLVAVNTRLAPAEIKHILGHSGAKVLVADAGLHASVPEDPGVGEVVTVTDPASGASPDPRVGGISYDDLLARGSDEPLPWTVADERGTISINYTSGTTGQPKGVMYHHRGAYLNSLAEIVHSRHTTESRYLWTLPMFHCNGWCTTWAVTAIGGTHVCLRAVDAAEIWRLLEAERITHLNGAPTVLVTIAGHDGAHPLDREVLVTTAGAPPSPTVIKRMESLGAKLVHVYGLTETYGPYTVCEAQDGWTALDVDARSRLQARQGVGMIVSDGVRVVDDEMNDVPRDGATMGEVVMRGNNVMSGYFADPEATEKAFRGGWFHSGDLGVRHPDGYIELRDRAKDIIVSGGENISTIEVEAALDSHPAVLEVAVVGVPDEKWGERPKAFVVLRPGQSVEADELLDHVRERIARYKVPNAVDFVGELPKTSTGKIQKFQLREREWGDRTSRVQG
- a CDS encoding alpha/beta fold hydrolase; amino-acid sequence: MTETGIERVRSADGSEIAFARSGRGPAVILIGGAFNDRSTTTALAEGLAAEFTTYRYDRRGRGDSEDRASEVAVAREVEDIAALIEHAGGKAALFGHSSGAVLALEATAAGLPVTKVAVYEPPYGTVTEESSVAADRVVELAEAGDRDGAAAEFLRLTGAPAEVVDGMRGDANTWAYLTAQAHTLPYDIAVCGLGQPAERLSAIGVPVLVIDGGDSDEAMRAGSRAAADAVPGAQYRTLPGEDHGILREPAALVPVVAEFLG